From Solanum stenotomum isolate F172 chromosome 2, ASM1918654v1, whole genome shotgun sequence:
tgactcgagaaatcgggtcgtgacaccctACCTcgaggaggtagagaggttgtttccgaaaaACCCATACAACAAAAaacatagaaatagaaaataaaaatgaagattttgttAACTAAAGCTTTATCGCCTATAGGAAACACGTCACTACCACAATATATGTCAAGACATCATTGAATTCTTCATTAACGTATTACCCAGATCATTCTCATAAATGACCAGGGCATGAATGCATTGTGTATTGAACTGATTACTTATCTTCAAGGGAAGTTTTCTACATTGTCTATCTTCTCTGAtattgggggtggggggtggggggtggagGGGAGTATACATGTTCAAACACATATAGCCAATGAAAAAGGCTGAATATTCTAGAATATGAGCACATATTAACCATGATAAACTTCAGCTTTGGGAAATTTTGTAACCACTGCAAGATTTAGTACAAAAATTTATATACCTCCTCCTGGATGCTTCAATGGGATCAGAACCAGGCAATGTGGAACCACCTAGAGTATAGCCCCTTTCCTCATTGGAAGTCTCAGATCTTCTACCACAAAGCATCCGTTCAAATATTGTTGCAATTGGATCAATTACTGGTCTGCATTACATCCAACAAGATGTCATTGTGGGAACACAGATTAATTAAGACAAGTAGTTCATAGCAAGAGGGAATATTGgaaaatacctcaaaaattcagggaagaaagaagagaaggaaaattCATCACTTGGGTCACCCTTTAGTTTTGTCTCTGGTTTCTTCTGCCAGTATCTTAGGTAAATCCAGCCTAAATATGTCCCAAATACTATTGTTGGAAGGTATGAGACCGAATCTGCTGTAAAAAAGCTTATAGCAATTGAGAACAACAATGCAAGGGAAGGCAACCACTGCAAAGAGTTCAAAACAGCAATCACAAGTGATGTTAGAGCACAATTTAATTTGAGAGATTAGTGTCTGGGGATGCCTTTCAAAATTAAGTTGTAATTCCAGTGCTTGTACCTTTGCTTTCAGTTTCAAAATAGACAACTCCTGGTCGGGCATGATTTGCTTGACGCCAACTAAGAAACCAGAAAGAACTCCTTGGAAGCCGGAAATGGGCATATAGCTAACAAATAAGGATCAGCAGAGCCATAAAATCAGGAGTTATGCAATACTTCCATTAAAGATAGAATACAGTAAAGCGCCACATTGTGCTTGTGCAGAGACAAAGCAGGGAATCCATAAGTATAAGAAAACGAAAAACAAAATAAGCAAGTCTGATTCCTTGGAAAACTACCCCTGAGTCACTAACTCCTTAATcctaaagtaataaaataataacgaGAGGAGGAAGTAACCAGGCAAGCAAAGTAATTCACTAATAGTATAAAGTCCATGCAACTTACAGATAAATTTCCAGTCTTGTTACGTAGTACAATGATATGGCTGTGATGAAAACAAAGACAGATGTCAAAAAGTTGACAATAAAGATGAACTTTAAGAATTCCCTAGAACCCCAGATGGGCTCAAGCAGCTTCCCCAGGAAAAGAAGTCCGATAGTGCTGATGATTGCCTGGACATAGTAGGTGATGTCAAGGAGAATGATACAAAGAATAATGTAGAatatataattagaaaataaaagtatacTCCCTATAATagcttaaacttttagatgagatagtCACACACTTGGAcacttcaatatatatatatatatataaagtattgaAAGTGTGAGCCTCAGGCTTCTTCTCTTTAAGGCAGCTGTGAAATGTAAGCTAGAACCAAGAAAATTAGTTAATGCTTAATGCCAAAGAAGCATACCCCATACACTGTTTGTTCAGTGTAACCAGCTGTTATAAGATTCCATGCAAATGGAATAGTCCTGCAATAAACACAAAAGATCACACTTTACAAACAGTTGAAGAGAAGAGATACAACTGTTTTCACAGATTCTAACAGTATACATCATGTCCAAGTAGTATAGGGTGATTCACAAGTTTTGAGCAATCTACAGTTCCACTAATACAGGATTACAGAACACAAATGACCATCCTTCAGTGAACTCGTCAAATATCCCTTCCCAATAATTAGGTGATCAAGGCTGGACTGCTGAGTATAGTCTCGCTATTAGAACAAGGTTCACACAATATTCTGTCTAAGCATATATGAGAAAGGGGATAATTGTTTCGGACTATATGTAAAAGTTACTCTGCACCACCAGATCTCCCGTCCAAAATACTGTCCTTTTAAAATAATCTCCTCTCAAAAAATACTAGATAAAGCAAGTTacaattctcaaaaaaaaaaaaaaatactagataAAGCAGTACTTCAAGCTCTGACTTGACATGCATACAACCCAAACACTGTGTCTGAttgttctctctctctctctctctctctctctatatatatatatatatatatatatatatatttttattttttttttctatttatttatttatttttgtttaaaaaaaatttaacataagaaAAGTAAAAGGACAACATGACAAAAATGGTCTCCTGTTAGGGGCTAGGTCTAAAATGAGCAGTTTGTCCTTTAAGTTTGCCAAAAGTAAGCATTTTTTTCTTGGTAAATTTTTAACAAACTCTAGTTGGATTAAACTGGAacagtgaaaaaaaatatttagcgGGAACATACGTTCGGAGGTGCAGATTCTGCTGTTTTTGGTCTATTTTTGGTGTGTGATACAATTTTTGAGGTAGTGTTTCTCGTATTTCATCCATTTCCGATATCTAGTGCAATTTTTGCTGCTGCGATTTATGAGATATGATGGAATTTTCCTAGTGTTTCTGAttagatatttttcaaaaaatcgaAAATCCACGAGAGCCAGTAGTGCAAGGTTCGAAACTTGGTGGATAATGGATCTGCCTCTCTACCCTTCCCTACTCAAGTACCAGGTTTTTATTTGACATGATTTGAACACATGCCGTGCACTTCATCTACACATCATGCATTTTGTTCTTACCATCACAGACCAAAGCCAttggggtaaaaaaaaaaaaatcacatccattaaaataaagccaTCAAAGTTTGCTAAATATTTGACGGACCCTAAAAGTGATTACTTTTGACAAACTTATAAACCAAAACTTATAAGGAGTATATTCAAAAGACACTTAAACTGTCCCCAAACATAAggaatcatttttttcattttctttcttttgtgaTTAGTAACATGCAATTGGCATAAAACTTATGTAAATCCCATGAATTAAGAAGTTTAAGAggccaaaaaggaaaaatctatatactacaacaataacaattaataacaaTGCCGCAATCCCCAACAAGTTGCTTTGGTTATATGAATCCTCAAAATGAAATGTTATATTTGCTATCCCACGATATGATAATAGCTACTTTTACTTGTAATAAAGAGTCTGCCCTCCTTCCCCACCTTATTGAATGAAGGCAATTTACaagtttgataaaatatttaaaaaggaggccgattaaaaaggaaaaaagaaaagttaaaaacaaaaaagggaAAGTGTTTCAAGATTTCAGGGGAAAAATTTTCAGATCCATATCCCAAGGAAAAGCCATTAATAGTCAAAAGGTTCTTGCAGTACGTGTCAGTTTCAGAAATAAGCTTGTGCTTCTTTCTCAAGTAGGCTGTGTGTATATTTGAAGTTCATTTGGATATCCACACTACAAGCCGGGTCAGCTTTATTCTTCCTTCATGACAATTGTTGATGACAATTCTCGTGACTATGTTACTTGCAATAAAAAGTATATCTGAGTTATTTTTATCCTCCAACTTTCTTGTGCTAACATTCTTTTGAAAAGTAACAATGATCTTTattaataatacaacaatactaAGAGCATATAACATAATTACAGATTTTGCATGTCCCCAATAACGTCTGATGTACAAAGACCAGAGTTCACCAAAGGTTCacaaagaaaaatagatttatgtTTATGGTTAAGAATATTTCTATTGTGCCATTGAAAATTCTACTATTTCTTTCTGCCCAAATTGTTTCCCAAATAACATGAGGAATAGTGTTCCAGATCTAGAAGCCTTCTTATTGAGACGTTTTACTATTACAGCAGTTGAGAAAATCCAATATGGAATTTGGTGGTCTAGCTTACATCcaagatgaagaaaaaaatcatgcTCCACAATTTGACTTTAACCTTGCAGTGAAGAAAAATGTGATAAACATCTCCTATTGCATGTCGCAAAGAGAACATATGCAACAAAGTGGGAATCCTCTTTTCTGAAGGTCAGTCGCAAGCCTCCTTAGGCACAAATCAACAATAAGAAGACACCTTAAGGGCGCCTTGCTGTACAAATTTTCTTCTATAGCAGAAGCTTGTGTTGTGAGAAATCAACAACAAGAAGCATGATTTTACTGAAAAACATCCACCAGAATGACCCTTCCATTGAGTTAGGCTTTTGATGACTGAAATAGTATTGCCAAGCATTTGTCACAAAATACACATCATTTCTAACTCCCAATCATTGATGTTCCTTCTGAAGAAAAGATCCCAGCCCGGAAACTGATATTTAAAGGTGAGTGTCCTAACCAAGCATCCCAAAA
This genomic window contains:
- the LOC125856635 gene encoding rhomboid-like protein 19, with translation MSINMYTGFTRLCKGLAVVLVGGHIVVQILPSALSYLALIPAKTIPFAWNLITAGYTEQTVYGAIISTIGLLFLGKLLEPIWGSREFLKFIFIVNFLTSVFVFITAISLYYVTRLEIYLYMPISGFQGVLSGFLVGVKQIMPDQELSILKLKAKWLPSLALLFSIAISFFTADSVSYLPTIVFGTYLGWIYLRYWQKKPETKLKGDPSDEFSFSSFFPEFLRPVIDPIATIFERMLCGRRSETSNEERGYTLGGSTLPGSDPIEASRRRERGARALEERLAAELLGAGKKGEESERDVNDNV